The following proteins come from a genomic window of Pararhodobacter sp.:
- a CDS encoding H-NS histone family protein, with product MVDLATLSLKELKQLQKDVDAAVTDFKDRERRAALAEVEAFARERGLTPADLAGISGKRTRRPAAPKYANPANPSQTWTGRGRRPLWVVSAMAEGKSLEDLAI from the coding sequence ATGGTCGATCTGGCCACGCTGTCCCTTAAAGAGTTGAAGCAGTTGCAAAAAGATGTCGATGCCGCTGTCACTGATTTCAAAGACCGTGAACGCCGCGCCGCTTTGGCCGAGGTCGAAGCCTTCGCGCGTGAGCGTGGCCTGACACCCGCTGATCTTGCTGGTATTTCTGGCAAGCGGACACGCCGCCCTGCCGCCCCTAAATATGCCAACCCCGCAAACCCATCACAAACCTGGACGGGCCGCGGACGTCGGCCGCTTTGGGTGGTCTCGGCGATGGCGGAGGGCAAAAGCCTCGAAGATCTGGCAATATAA
- a CDS encoding ABC transporter permease, giving the protein MLSNRSDENWFASAFTLLELIYHSSIRSVRKGHGNAVLGLLMNIAQTMLLVAVFYAMYAFIGFSSGGIRGDFMLYLMTGVFLYMCHVKAMSAVVGSEGPTSAMMKHAPMNTIVAVGASALGELYIQVLSMLVVLFIYHAAWEPLVIHDALGALFMVLLSWFSGVAIGMIFLAAKPWAPQFIGLASQIYARTNMFASGKMFVANSLPGFMLPYFTWNPLFHTIDQARGFTFLNYNPHYSNVIYPVAISFACLLIGLMGEFYTRRRASLSWAAKH; this is encoded by the coding sequence ATGCTCAGCAACCGCAGCGATGAAAACTGGTTCGCCTCGGCCTTTACCCTGCTGGAGCTGATCTATCATTCGTCGATCCGCTCGGTGCGCAAGGGGCACGGCAACGCGGTTCTGGGCCTGTTGATGAACATCGCGCAGACCATGCTGTTGGTGGCCGTGTTCTATGCCATGTACGCGTTTATCGGCTTTTCCTCGGGCGGTATTCGCGGCGATTTCATGCTGTATCTGATGACCGGCGTGTTCCTGTATATGTGTCACGTCAAGGCGATGTCGGCGGTTGTCGGGTCTGAGGGGCCCACCTCGGCGATGATGAAACACGCGCCGATGAATACCATCGTGGCGGTGGGCGCATCGGCCTTGGGCGAGCTGTATATTCAGGTTCTGTCCATGCTGGTGGTGCTGTTCATCTATCACGCCGCATGGGAGCCGTTGGTGATTCACGATGCCTTGGGCGCGCTGTTCATGGTCTTGCTGTCCTGGTTTTCCGGCGTGGCGATTGGCATGATCTTTCTGGCCGCAAAACCCTGGGCGCCGCAATTCATCGGGCTGGCCTCGCAGATTTATGCGCGCACCAATATGTTCGCCTCGGGCAAGATGTTTGTCGCCAATTCCTTGCCGGGGTTCATGCTGCCCTATTTCACCTGGAATCCGCTGTTTCACACGATTGATCAGGCGCGCGGCTTCACGTTTCTCAACTATAACCCGCATTATTCCAATGTGATCTACCCGGTCGCGATTTCGTTCGCGTGCTTGCTGATTGGCTTGATGGGCGAATTTTACACCCGCCGCCGCGCCTCGCTCAGTTGGGCAGCAAAGCACTGA
- the cysQ gene encoding 3'(2'),5'-bisphosphate nucleotidase CysQ: MTQEFYQRIETAFRAIALQAGDVIMEVYARPDFEARSKADDSPVTEADEAADELIRAELAKMFPDVAVVTEELSESHAIKADRFIIVDPLDGTKEFVKRRGDFTVNIALVENGVPVRGVVYAPAKDRLFYTRADGSSVEEAAPFGDTAGPLSALHVSTPDNDALLVVASKSHRDAATDDYINRFKVKDAKSAGSSLKFCLVATGEADFYPRLGRTMEWDTAAGHAVVAGAGGQVLRFDDHTPLTYGKPGYENPFFLVLAPGVTLG; encoded by the coding sequence ATGACCCAAGAGTTTTACCAACGTATTGAGACAGCCTTTCGCGCAATCGCCCTGCAAGCCGGCGATGTGATCATGGAGGTCTACGCCCGCCCCGATTTCGAGGCCCGCAGCAAAGCCGACGACAGCCCGGTCACCGAAGCCGATGAGGCTGCGGATGAATTGATCCGCGCCGAGCTTGCCAAGATGTTCCCCGATGTGGCGGTTGTCACCGAGGAACTGTCCGAGAGCCACGCGATCAAGGCCGACCGGTTCATCATCGTCGACCCGCTGGACGGCACCAAGGAATTCGTCAAACGGCGCGGCGATTTTACGGTGAATATCGCGCTGGTGGAAAATGGCGTGCCGGTGCGCGGCGTGGTCTACGCTCCGGCCAAGGATCGGCTGTTCTACACCCGCGCCGATGGCAGCAGCGTCGAGGAGGCCGCGCCCTTTGGCGACACCGCCGGGCCACTGTCCGCCCTGCACGTCTCCACGCCTGACAATGATGCGCTGCTGGTGGTTGCGTCCAAGTCGCATCGTGACGCGGCAACCGATGACTACATCAACCGCTTCAAGGTCAAAGACGCGAAAAGCGCGGGGTCGTCGCTCAAGTTCTGTCTGGTGGCAACGGGCGAGGCTGATTTCTATCCGCGCCTTGGCCGCACGATGGAATGGGACACCGCCGCGGGCCACGCCGTTGTCGCGGGCGCGGGTGGACAGGTCTTGCGATTCGACGATCATACGCCGCTGACCTACGGCAAACCGGGCTACGAGAACCCGTTTTTCCTTGTTTTGGCGCCCGGTGTAACCCTGGGTTGA
- the galU gene encoding UTP--glucose-1-phosphate uridylyltransferase GalU, translating to MKTKVTKAVFPVAGLGTRFLPATKSIPKEILTLVDRPLIQYAIDEARDAGITEFIFVTSRGKSALEDYFDRAPELEASLRAKNKTDLLDIYDKTCMDSGAIAYVRQNQALGLGHAVWCARNLIGDEPFAVLLPDDVIAAEKPCLAQMVDAYAETGGNMVAAMEVPADKISSYGVLDVNASISPTLKVKGMVEKPAPGTAPSNLAAIGRYILSPQILKNLDGQGTGAGGEIQLTDAIAKEIEQSNNVYGYRFQGQRFDCGTKAGFLQATVAFGLARPELRDELEDYIYDMMAMRQAAE from the coding sequence ATGAAGACCAAAGTTACCAAAGCCGTGTTCCCCGTCGCTGGTTTGGGCACCCGTTTTCTGCCTGCAACGAAATCAATTCCAAAAGAAATCCTGACGCTGGTTGACCGTCCGTTGATCCAGTATGCGATCGACGAAGCACGCGACGCCGGTATCACTGAATTCATCTTTGTCACCTCGCGCGGCAAAAGCGCGCTTGAGGATTACTTTGACCGTGCGCCCGAGCTGGAAGCCTCGCTGCGCGCCAAGAACAAGACCGATCTGCTGGATATCTATGACAAGACCTGCATGGACTCGGGCGCCATCGCCTATGTGCGCCAGAATCAGGCGCTGGGCCTTGGTCACGCGGTCTGGTGCGCGCGCAATCTGATTGGTGATGAGCCCTTTGCCGTGCTGCTGCCCGATGACGTGATTGCCGCGGAAAAGCCCTGCCTTGCGCAGATGGTCGACGCCTATGCCGAGACCGGCGGCAATATGGTCGCCGCGATGGAGGTGCCCGCCGACAAGATCTCCAGCTATGGCGTGCTGGATGTCAATGCCTCGATCTCGCCGACGCTGAAGGTCAAAGGCATGGTCGAAAAGCCGGCTCCGGGCACCGCGCCCTCGAACCTGGCCGCGATTGGCCGCTATATCCTGTCGCCGCAGATCCTCAAGAACCTTGATGGTCAAGGCACGGGCGCGGGCGGCGAGATTCAGCTGACCGACGCGATTGCCAAGGAAATCGAACAGTCGAACAACGTCTATGGCTACCGGTTCCAGGGCCAGCGGTTCGATTGCGGCACCAAGGCCGGGTTCTTGCAGGCCACCGTTGCCTTTGGTCTGGCCCGCCCCGAGCTGCGCGATGAGTTGGAAGACTACATCTATGACATGATGGCGATGCGTCAGGCGGCTGAATAA
- a CDS encoding SH3 domain-containing protein, whose amino-acid sequence MTRVLVALAAMFLTFAAATSTRAQDFPALFSVTGVANNDVLNIRQEPSARAPIVGTFSPRQTGIEVIGLSEDRRWGLVRTEEGVGWSAIRFLRQERPDSWQQGQQHLTCLGTEPFWNLNLFLPSNRAEFEDLATGGFELRTNAPHMSFTRHPATMAMSFNGARQGFAVIRQGVCSDGMSDRLYGLEVQLYWHDQPEGLSGCCMLGH is encoded by the coding sequence ATGACGCGTGTTCTCGTGGCTCTCGCCGCCATGTTCCTTACCTTTGCCGCCGCAACCTCCACCCGCGCTCAGGATTTTCCGGCGCTGTTCAGCGTCACAGGAGTCGCAAACAACGATGTGCTGAACATCCGCCAGGAACCCTCGGCCCGGGCACCCATCGTCGGCACGTTCTCGCCGCGCCAGACCGGAATCGAGGTGATCGGCCTTTCCGAAGATCGCCGCTGGGGGCTGGTGCGCACCGAGGAGGGTGTCGGCTGGTCGGCGATCCGCTTTCTGCGCCAGGAACGCCCCGATAGCTGGCAACAGGGGCAACAGCATCTGACCTGCCTTGGCACCGAACCTTTCTGGAACCTGAACCTGTTCCTGCCAAGCAATCGCGCCGAATTCGAAGATCTTGCCACCGGCGGGTTCGAGCTGCGCACCAACGCGCCGCATATGAGTTTTACCCGCCACCCTGCCACAATGGCGATGTCGTTCAATGGCGCGCGCCAGGGCTTTGCGGTGATCCGGCAAGGCGTATGCTCGGACGGGATGAGCGACCGCCTGTATGGGCTGGAGGTGCAGCTTTATTGGCACGATCAGCCCGAAGGGTTGTCGGGCTGCTGCATGTTGGGGCATTAA
- the map gene encoding type I methionyl aminopeptidase has product MYDKNGRVTREGIRLHDPEDFAGMHKAGRVAAQILDDIIPHVFPGQSTGEIDRLITEMVEAHGAKSATIGYRGYQHASCISVNHVVCHGIPGAKTLKNGDILNIDVTVIIDGWFGDTSRMYVAGDLSRKSERLIQVTHDALMLGIEAVKPGNTFGDIGYAIQTYVEAQRMSVVRDFCGHGLGRVFHSPPNVLHYGRQGREATLEEGMFFTIEPMVNLGRPETKVLSDDWTAVTRDKSLSAQFEHSIGVTAQGCEIFTLSPANRYHPTWG; this is encoded by the coding sequence GTGTACGACAAGAACGGCCGCGTCACCCGCGAAGGGATCCGCCTTCACGACCCTGAAGATTTCGCCGGTATGCACAAGGCCGGGCGCGTTGCGGCGCAGATCCTCGACGATATCATCCCGCATGTGTTTCCCGGCCAATCAACCGGCGAGATTGACCGCCTGATTACCGAAATGGTCGAGGCTCATGGCGCGAAATCGGCAACGATCGGCTATCGCGGCTACCAGCACGCCAGTTGCATCAGCGTGAACCATGTGGTGTGCCACGGCATTCCCGGCGCGAAAACGCTGAAAAACGGCGATATCCTGAATATCGACGTGACGGTGATCATCGACGGCTGGTTTGGGGATACCTCGCGCATGTATGTCGCCGGTGATCTCAGCCGCAAATCCGAGCGTCTGATCCAGGTCACGCATGACGCGTTGATGTTGGGCATCGAGGCGGTCAAGCCGGGCAATACCTTTGGCGACATCGGCTATGCGATCCAGACCTATGTCGAGGCGCAGCGCATGTCTGTTGTGCGCGATTTTTGCGGGCATGGGCTGGGGCGGGTGTTTCACTCTCCGCCGAATGTACTGCATTACGGGCGGCAAGGGCGCGAGGCGACGTTGGAAGAGGGCATGTTCTTTACCATCGAGCCGATGGTCAATCTGGGTCGCCCGGAAACCAAAGTGTTGTCCGATGATTGGACGGCGGTGACGCGCGATAAATCCTTGAGCGCGCAATTCGAACATTCCATCGGCGTCACAGCGCAGGGTTGCGAAATCTTTACATTATCGCCCGCGAATAGATATCATCCGACCTGGGGTTGA
- a CDS encoding beta-1,6-N-acetylglucosaminyltransferase, whose protein sequence is MLVHTALDRAAQVARFVAASGNPLVIHVDACVGADQHGKLVQAVADLPNVRFSRRRHCEWGTWSLVGALQTAAEQLLNAFPDVQHVYAMSGACLPLRPIAELEAWLKRHPDADFIESVNVGDVNWTKGGLSEERFTLYFPIGFKRNKWVFDRLVDAQRLLRIKREIPDGLTPHIGSQWWCLTRETLSGILRDPMRAHYEGYFKRVWIPDESYFQTLVRLHARKIESRSPTLGKFDHQGRPHVFYDDHLQLLRRSDCFMARKVWPGADRLYTHFLTPRDAPQSNAEPQPSRIDRHFARATLQRIRGRAGLYMASRFPGKNRENGKTAEPYSVFQGFTEVFQDFEGWLSTVAHCRVHGHLFAPGKAEFAGREKIFTGGLSDSASLRDYNPRAFLTNLLWSTRGERQCFQFGPADTQGWNFDLLTFMASDSNAQISVISGAWAVPLFRSGGDFAQLRREAARLQRIETQMLDRLQTPEVRARIRIWTMAEFLENPAEPLHTLFDEIAPHSQARLMRIPDLVDLSGFGTFLQELRNQGMQPLLMGDFPLNPISPDPSHRMK, encoded by the coding sequence ATGCTGGTGCACACCGCGCTGGACCGTGCCGCACAGGTCGCGCGTTTTGTTGCCGCGTCGGGCAATCCGCTGGTCATTCATGTCGATGCCTGCGTCGGTGCCGATCAGCACGGCAAGCTGGTGCAGGCCGTCGCCGATTTGCCCAACGTGCGGTTCAGCCGCCGCCGGCATTGCGAATGGGGCACCTGGTCGCTGGTCGGTGCCTTGCAGACCGCTGCCGAGCAATTGCTGAATGCGTTTCCGGACGTGCAACACGTCTACGCCATGTCGGGCGCCTGCCTGCCGTTGAGACCGATCGCCGAGCTTGAAGCCTGGCTCAAGCGTCATCCTGACGCCGACTTCATCGAATCCGTCAACGTCGGCGATGTGAATTGGACCAAGGGCGGGCTGTCCGAAGAGCGTTTCACCCTTTATTTCCCCATCGGCTTCAAGCGCAACAAATGGGTGTTCGACCGCCTTGTCGATGCGCAACGTCTGCTGCGCATCAAGCGCGAGATCCCCGACGGGCTGACGCCGCATATCGGCTCGCAATGGTGGTGCCTGACGCGCGAAACCCTCAGCGGCATTCTGCGCGATCCGATGCGCGCGCATTATGAGGGGTATTTCAAACGCGTCTGGATTCCGGATGAAAGCTATTTCCAAACCCTCGTGCGCCTCCATGCCCGCAAGATCGAAAGCCGCTCACCAACCTTGGGGAAATTCGATCACCAAGGCCGCCCGCATGTGTTCTACGACGACCATCTGCAACTGCTGCGGCGTTCGGATTGTTTCATGGCACGCAAGGTTTGGCCCGGTGCCGACCGTCTGTATACCCATTTTCTGACGCCACGCGACGCGCCGCAATCCAACGCCGAACCCCAACCCAGCCGCATCGACCGCCATTTTGCCCGCGCCACGCTGCAACGCATTCGCGGGCGTGCGGGCCTGTATATGGCCAGCCGTTTTCCGGGGAAAAACCGCGAAAACGGCAAGACCGCCGAGCCCTATTCGGTGTTCCAGGGCTTCACCGAGGTGTTTCAGGATTTCGAAGGCTGGCTCTCGACCGTTGCCCATTGCCGGGTGCATGGGCATCTGTTCGCGCCGGGCAAGGCCGAATTTGCGGGACGCGAGAAGATCTTTACCGGCGGTCTCAGCGACAGCGCCAGCCTGCGCGACTATAACCCGCGCGCCTTTCTGACCAATCTTCTGTGGTCCACGCGCGGCGAGCGGCAGTGCTTTCAGTTCGGCCCCGCCGACACGCAGGGTTGGAATTTCGACCTGCTGACCTTCATGGCCTCTGATTCCAATGCGCAGATTTCGGTGATTTCCGGCGCTTGGGCGGTGCCCTTGTTCCGCTCCGGCGGCGATTTTGCGCAACTGCGGCGTGAGGCCGCGCGCTTGCAACGCATCGAGACGCAGATGCTGGACCGGCTGCAAACGCCCGAGGTGCGCGCCCGGATCCGTATCTGGACCATGGCCGAATTCCTTGAAAACCCCGCCGAGCCGCTGCACACCTTGTTCGACGAAATCGCCCCGCATTCTCAGGCGCGCTTGATGCGCATTCCGGATCTGGTCGATCTCTCAGGCTTCGGCACCTTCCTGCAAGAGCTGCGCAATCAGGGGATGCAGCCCTTGCTGATGGGTGATTTCCCGTTGAACCCGATCAGCCCCGACCCCTCGCACCGGATGAAATAA
- a CDS encoding glycosyltransferase family 2 protein, which translates to MSRLRKFWGAVQWRRRRQVRILRAWRKRREIVSLVDRTESIRPGAILLFCTLRNESLRLPQFLAHYRALGVSQFLIVDNDSTDGSRAYLGDQPDVSLWHTTASYRDSRFGMDWLQGLLMKYGHGHWCVTVDVDELLIYPHHEARPLKALTDHLESEGEATFGALMLDLYAKGPIDTVRYSPGQHPAEVLNWYDAGNYTITRKPGLGALWIQGGPRSRQFFADRPERGPTLTKVPLVKWHWRYLYLNSTHTLLPRHLNAIYDTDGGEKLSGVLLHTKFLPEITGKSREEKQRRQHFGDPAVFDAYYDAVIAAPDLWTPASTPYRGWQQLEAEGLMSRGGWG; encoded by the coding sequence ATGTCCAGACTGCGCAAGTTTTGGGGGGCGGTTCAGTGGCGGCGGCGACGTCAGGTCCGGATCCTGCGCGCGTGGCGCAAGCGCCGCGAGATCGTGTCGCTGGTGGATCGCACCGAGTCGATCCGGCCCGGCGCGATCTTGTTGTTTTGCACTTTGCGCAACGAATCCCTGCGTCTGCCGCAATTTCTGGCGCATTATCGCGCGCTGGGCGTGTCACAGTTCCTGATCGTCGATAACGACTCTACCGATGGCAGCCGCGCCTATCTGGGTGATCAGCCGGATGTCTCGCTGTGGCACACGACCGCCAGCTACCGCGACTCGCGGTTCGGGATGGACTGGTTGCAAGGGTTGCTGATGAAATACGGTCACGGGCATTGGTGCGTGACCGTGGATGTCGATGAGCTGCTGATCTATCCGCATCACGAGGCGCGCCCGTTGAAGGCGCTGACCGATCATCTGGAGAGCGAAGGCGAGGCGACCTTTGGCGCGCTGATGCTGGATCTTTATGCCAAAGGGCCGATTGATACGGTGCGCTATTCGCCCGGCCAGCATCCGGCCGAGGTGCTGAACTGGTACGATGCGGGCAATTACACCATCACCCGCAAACCGGGCCTTGGCGCGTTGTGGATCCAGGGCGGCCCGCGGTCGCGGCAGTTTTTTGCGGATCGTCCGGAACGCGGCCCGACGCTGACCAAGGTGCCGCTGGTGAAATGGCACTGGCGCTATCTGTATCTGAACTCGACGCATACGCTTTTGCCCCGGCATTTGAACGCGATTTACGACACCGATGGCGGCGAAAAACTGTCTGGCGTCTTGTTGCACACCAAATTCCTGCCCGAGATCACCGGAAAATCGCGTGAGGAAAAGCAGCGCCGCCAGCATTTTGGCGATCCGGCGGTGTTTGACGCCTATTACGACGCGGTGATTGCCGCGCCTGACTTGTGGACGCCCGCTTCGACCCCATATCGCGGGTGGCAGCAACTTGAGGCCGAAGGGCTGATGTCACGCGGAGGCTGGGGATGA
- a CDS encoding class I SAM-dependent methyltransferase: protein MTDKQDHWNAVYGARTESALTWFEESPAVSREMMVQAGITPGARVLDAGGGASRLVDTLLDDGFTDLTVLDLSAEALKVSQDRLGARAKAVQWIAADITDWQPEGPYDLWHDRAVFHFLTEAADRAAYIRTLTQALRPGGVAIIGTFALDGPEKCSNLPVIRYCADGLAQELGAGFARITCRAHTHQTPMQRTQSFTFCTFRRR from the coding sequence ATGACCGACAAGCAAGATCATTGGAATGCCGTCTACGGCGCGCGCACCGAATCCGCGCTGACCTGGTTCGAGGAGTCGCCCGCCGTCTCGCGTGAGATGATGGTGCAGGCGGGGATTACGCCCGGCGCGCGTGTGCTGGATGCCGGGGGCGGGGCGTCGCGGTTGGTGGATACCTTGCTGGACGACGGCTTTACGGACCTCACGGTGCTCGATCTCTCGGCCGAGGCGCTGAAGGTCTCGCAGGATCGCCTGGGTGCGCGCGCGAAAGCCGTGCAGTGGATCGCCGCCGATATCACCGACTGGCAACCCGAAGGCCCCTATGATCTGTGGCATGACCGCGCTGTGTTTCATTTCCTGACCGAGGCAGCGGATCGCGCCGCCTATATCCGCACGCTGACGCAGGCGCTCAGGCCTGGTGGCGTGGCGATCATCGGCACCTTTGCGCTGGATGGGCCGGAAAAATGCAGCAACCTGCCGGTGATCCGCTATTGCGCTGACGGTCTGGCGCAAGAACTGGGCGCGGGATTTGCGCGTATCACCTGCCGCGCCCATACGCATCAAACGCCGATGCAGCGCACGCAATCCTTTACCTTTTGCACCTTTCGGCGGCGCTGA
- a CDS encoding YaiI/YqxD family protein — protein MTAIFIDADACPVRNEALAVAMRHKIALHMVSNGGIRPVDHPLVSMVYVDQGADEADKWIADHCGIGDVVVTGDIPLAARCVEAGARVLKHDGSELTSAGIGNALAMRDLAADLRAADPFRAGSGRAFGARDKAQFSQTLERLVVAGLRR, from the coding sequence ATGACCGCCATTTTCATCGACGCCGACGCCTGCCCTGTGCGCAACGAGGCCCTGGCCGTCGCAATGCGCCACAAAATCGCGCTGCATATGGTGTCGAATGGTGGCATTCGTCCGGTGGATCATCCGTTGGTGTCGATGGTTTATGTCGATCAGGGCGCCGATGAAGCCGACAAATGGATCGCCGATCATTGCGGCATTGGTGATGTGGTGGTGACGGGTGATATTCCGCTGGCGGCGCGCTGTGTCGAGGCGGGCGCGCGGGTTTTGAAGCATGATGGTAGCGAATTGACATCCGCCGGAATTGGCAATGCTCTGGCGATGCGGGATCTGGCGGCGGATTTGCGCGCGGCCGATCCCTTTCGGGCCGGGTCCGGGCGGGCGTTTGGCGCCCGCGACAAGGCGCAGTTCTCGCAAACCCTGGAGCGATTGGTTGTCGCAGGATTGCGTCGTTAA
- a CDS encoding competence/damage-inducible protein A, translating to MSNPTAAMLVIGDEILTGRTRDANMYHLAGELTGRGIRLREVRVVPDEQDAIVAAVRALSKSVDHVFTSGGIGPTHDDITADAMAVAFGAAIDVRDDARAILEAHYKRTGLELNEARLRMARVPEGATLIDNPISAAPGFTIGNVHVLAGVPAIFQAMVASVLPTLTGGDALLSQMIDVNRGEGEIATPLKVLAAQFPDLSFGSYPYQRQGAFGTQLVVRGTDGGRIGAAMVELAKLAKPT from the coding sequence ATGTCAAATCCTACCGCCGCCATGCTTGTGATCGGAGACGAGATCCTGACCGGCCGCACCCGCGATGCCAATATGTACCATCTGGCCGGCGAATTGACCGGACGCGGGATTCGTCTGCGCGAAGTTCGGGTTGTCCCGGATGAGCAAGACGCCATCGTTGCCGCGGTGCGCGCCTTGAGCAAATCGGTGGATCATGTGTTCACCTCGGGCGGGATTGGCCCGACGCATGACGACATCACCGCCGATGCGATGGCTGTGGCCTTTGGCGCGGCGATTGATGTGCGTGACGATGCCCGCGCAATTCTGGAAGCGCATTACAAGCGCACCGGGCTGGAGCTGAACGAAGCACGCCTGCGCATGGCGCGGGTGCCCGAGGGGGCGACGCTGATCGACAACCCGATCTCGGCAGCACCCGGGTTCACGATTGGCAATGTGCATGTGCTGGCCGGGGTTCCGGCGATCTTTCAGGCGATGGTGGCCAGCGTGCTGCCGACACTGACCGGCGGCGATGCCTTGCTCAGCCAGATGATTGATGTGAACCGGGGTGAGGGCGAGATTGCCACGCCGCTCAAGGTGTTGGCGGCGCAATTCCCGGATCTGAGTTTTGGCTCGTATCCCTATCAGCGCCAAGGCGCATTCGGCACGCAACTGGTGGTGCGGGGTACGGATGGCGGGCGGATCGGCGCGGCAATGGTGGAACTGGCGAAACTGGCGAAACCGACATGA
- the sfsA gene encoding DNA/RNA nuclease SfsA, whose protein sequence is MQFSRPLIRARLIRRYKRFLADMELDGAVITAHCANPGSMLGMAEPGMTCWIEGNDDPKRKLRWSWKLVETGSGLAVVDTAIANRVVAEALRADTVPGVVAGAFRAEVKMGTNSRVDFKLGDTTLLEVKSVTLRRNGWAEFPDSVTARGMKHLTDLTEAARAGQPAAMLYLLARDDVARIRIAADIDPAYAQAFDTARAAGVRMLGLGTQISPLGVVAAGAVAIDQSPQSGQNRATPLFRA, encoded by the coding sequence ATGCAGTTTTCCCGCCCCCTGATCCGCGCCCGCCTGATCCGCCGCTACAAACGCTTTCTGGCCGATATGGAGCTGGACGGCGCGGTGATCACCGCCCATTGCGCCAATCCCGGCTCGATGCTGGGCATGGCAGAGCCGGGCATGACCTGCTGGATCGAGGGCAACGATGACCCCAAACGCAAGTTGCGCTGGTCGTGGAAACTGGTCGAAACCGGCAGCGGCTTGGCGGTCGTCGACACCGCCATCGCCAACCGGGTCGTTGCCGAGGCCCTGCGCGCCGATACCGTTCCGGGTGTTGTGGCGGGCGCTTTTCGGGCCGAGGTCAAGATGGGCACCAACAGTCGCGTAGATTTCAAGCTGGGCGACACCACGCTGCTCGAGGTCAAAAGCGTCACCTTGAGGCGCAATGGTTGGGCCGAATTCCCCGACAGCGTCACTGCGCGCGGTATGAAACATTTGACCGATCTGACCGAGGCTGCACGCGCCGGCCAGCCCGCTGCGATGCTCTATCTGTTGGCGCGCGACGATGTGGCGCGCATTCGAATCGCCGCCGATATCGACCCGGCCTATGCGCAGGCCTTTGATACGGCGCGCGCGGCCGGGGTGCGCATGTTGGGGCTTGGAACACAAATCAGCCCCTTGGGCGTGGTTGCAGCGGGCGCGGTGGCCATTGACCAAAGCCCGCAGTCTGGTCAAAACCGCGCAACACCCCTATTTAGAGCCTGA